The genomic segment GTTTGCAAAAATAAACCTTTTCATAGAAGAAGAATAATGGGAAGTATTTTAAAAATTGATGTTGATATCAATATTTTTTTTAAATTGAAGAAAAATTAAAAATGAACGAAGATTTTTTGCATTATTTATGGAAATACAGGTTGTTTTCGAAAATAGATTTACAAACTTTAGAAAATGAAGCTTTAACGGTTTTAAAATCGGGATTGCATAATAAAAATGCAGGGCCTGACTTTTTAAATGCTCAATTAAAAATTGGAAGCCAAACTTGGGCTGGGAATGTGGAAATTCATGTAAAAGCCTCTGATTGGTATTTACATAATCATGAAATAGATAAAAATTACGACGCCGTAATTTTACATGTCGTTTGGGAAAATGATGCGACTATTTATATGAAAGACAACATGCCTTTGCCTACTTTAGTGTTGAAAGATTTTGTGAATGAAAATGTTTTAAATAATTATAGAAATTTGTTTTTATTACCAATAAGTTGGATTCCTTGCCAAAATTCTATCTCGAATGTAGATGATTTTACGTTAAATAATTGGAAAGAACGTTTGTTTTTTGAGCGTTTACAAAGAAAATCAGCAGAAATTAAAGATGTTTTAGACAAAGAAAATACTAATTTTGAAGCTGTTTTATTTCAGTTATTGGCTAAAAATTTTGGTTTGAAAGTTAATGGAGAAGCTTTTTTAAGATTGGCACAATCTGTAGATTTTTCAATAATTAAAAAAGTAAGTTCTGTGGAAAATCAGTTTGCTGCTTTGTTGTTTGGGCAATCTGGATTTCTAGAAGATAAAATTGAAGACGAATATCATCAGCAATTAAAAAACGAATATAAATACTTAAAATACAAATTTAAGTTGAAAGTTATTTCTAAAAATAATTTTTCATTTTTTAGAATGCGACCCAATAATTTCCCGACCATTAGAATTGCTCAGTTGGTTTCATTGTTTCATAAGCAGCAAAATTTATTTTCTAAGTTGATAGATTTAGAAGAATTGAAAGATTTTTATGCGTTGTTTGCTGTTGAGGTTCATCCGTTTTGGAAAACACATTATAATTTTGAATCAACATCAAAATCTTCCCCTAAAAAATTAACAAAATCATTTATCGATTTATTAATTATAAATACTATAATTCCTTTAAAATTTTTATATCAAAAGAGTAGAGGAGTAGTAGATGAAGAATCTTTTTTAAGTATTCTCAAAAAGATAAAACCCGAAAAAAATAGTATTATTTCTAAATTTAATGAAGTTGATGTTTCTGCTAAAAATGCTTTTGAAACTCAGGCTTTATTAGAGCTTAAAAATAATTATTGCGCACCCAAACGTTGTTTAGAGTGCGCAATAGGAAAAACTATTTTGAATAAAAAGGTTTTTATTTAGGGTCTAAAATTTTGTGAACCATTGCCAAAGCGTCTTTGTAATGGTATTTTGTAATTCTATTTACCGCTCTTTTACTGGCAACATTTAATTGATACTTTAAGCTTTCTAATTCTCCACGAGCTATGGAAGAAATATCAGAATTATTTGTGGATTTAGTATTCAATAAAGAACCTAAAACTAAAATAAAAGATTTTTGTAAGTTTCTTCTAAAAACAGCTACATTTTTAGTAGCATTTGTTTCAGAGAAAATTCCTCTTCTTAAATCTCTTACCATATCTGAAGCTGCATAGGTATTTGCATCGATTATTTCTGCATTTATCATTCTTTTTAAAGTGCTGCTATTTAAAAGAGTTCTTAAGCTTCTGTTTTGATAACTAAGCATTCTATCTGTATAGCCAGTCTCGTTAATTTTGTTTAAAATATTCTTATCTAATAACCAATTTTGAGTTTCAAAAACATTTTTAAGTAACCAATTTAAAGATTCTTTCTGCTTTGCCTTGGAAACAGGTTCGTAAACATCTCCAGTTTGCGCAGGTTTTTTGTTGTACTCGTAAATTCCGCCAATATTTCCAGCAACATGACCAACATATCTGCTCCAAACACTTAACAATTCGCCATATAATTCACTTAAATCGTTATAATTATTAGTCTGATTGGAAGTCCAATTTGGTAAATTTTTAGCAACAATTTTAAGATTTTTTACACCATAAGTACTCGATTTTACTTGGTCGTTTCCAATTCCTTCAGTTTGTGCAGAAGGGTCGAAACGTTGTGCACCAAATCTATAAATTGGGTCTCCAGCTTTTTCTGCAATCCATTTATCTAAAGTTCTTACTTCTTGTTCTGGATTTGTAATATTCGGAATTTTACGGTATCCCCAATTAATAGCATAATGGTCATAAGGTCCCAATTGTCTTATAAAACGAAT from the Polaribacter cellanae genome contains:
- a CDS encoding DUF2851 family protein, with the translated sequence MNEDFLHYLWKYRLFSKIDLQTLENEALTVLKSGLHNKNAGPDFLNAQLKIGSQTWAGNVEIHVKASDWYLHNHEIDKNYDAVILHVVWENDATIYMKDNMPLPTLVLKDFVNENVLNNYRNLFLLPISWIPCQNSISNVDDFTLNNWKERLFFERLQRKSAEIKDVLDKENTNFEAVLFQLLAKNFGLKVNGEAFLRLAQSVDFSIIKKVSSVENQFAALLFGQSGFLEDKIEDEYHQQLKNEYKYLKYKFKLKVISKNNFSFFRMRPNNFPTIRIAQLVSLFHKQQNLFSKLIDLEELKDFYALFAVEVHPFWKTHYNFESTSKSSPKKLTKSFIDLLIINTIIPLKFLYQKSRGVVDEESFLSILKKIKPEKNSIISKFNEVDVSAKNAFETQALLELKNNYCAPKRCLECAIGKTILNKKVFI